A section of the Bacillus pumilus genome encodes:
- a CDS encoding alpha/beta hydrolase: protein MTLNRIMKWLLFAAVIAGLLVCAFFVFRFNQPKPTTNIHYADTQNKQQTLDMYMPKGKDEDKKKKHPVMIYLHGGGWTGGDKNRVASKADYFTSQGYVFVSMNYRLHPDANYEQMADDTANAIKWVKDHADEYQIDSSKINVMGHSAGGHLTALVATDSTYLKRVGLSPKTINSIVVLDGPLNLNQFIQAIPSYKKVFGKQEENWTKASPVTYMNQKNVPPVYLVTGWENPEVYRFAEKLNHDKGSKFVFRVHSLSHSDLNKWFGSDRAPNEAQDMTKAVMTFLDLYNHSR from the coding sequence ATGACATTGAATCGAATCATGAAATGGCTCTTATTTGCGGCGGTCATCGCTGGATTATTGGTATGCGCATTCTTTGTGTTCCGTTTCAACCAGCCTAAGCCGACGACAAACATCCATTATGCAGACACACAAAACAAACAGCAAACACTCGATATGTACATGCCAAAGGGCAAAGATGAAGACAAAAAGAAGAAGCATCCAGTCATGATCTATCTCCATGGCGGCGGCTGGACGGGCGGCGATAAGAATAGAGTCGCTTCAAAGGCTGATTATTTTACTAGTCAAGGGTATGTGTTTGTTTCAATGAATTACAGGCTTCACCCTGATGCCAACTACGAACAGATGGCAGATGATACGGCAAACGCCATTAAATGGGTGAAGGATCATGCGGATGAATATCAAATCGATTCATCAAAAATCAATGTTATGGGTCACTCAGCGGGCGGTCATTTGACGGCGCTGGTTGCCACAGATTCGACCTACTTAAAACGTGTGGGGCTGTCGCCAAAAACAATCAATTCCATTGTTGTTCTAGACGGACCGTTAAACCTCAATCAATTTATACAAGCTATCCCATCGTACAAAAAAGTCTTTGGCAAACAGGAGGAGAACTGGACAAAGGCATCACCTGTCACTTATATGAATCAAAAGAATGTACCTCCTGTCTATTTGGTTACAGGCTGGGAAAATCCTGAGGTGTACCGATTTGCAGAAAAACTGAACCATGATAAAGGGTCTAAGTTTGTCTTTCGGGTCCATTCGCTGAGCCATAGTGACTTGAATAAATGGTTTGGATCAGACAGAGCACCGAATGAAGCACAGGATATGACAAAGGCAGTAATGACATTTTTAGATTTATACAATCACTCACGATAG